From Streptomyces qinzhouensis, one genomic window encodes:
- a CDS encoding TIGR03089 family protein: MNASDRTPADLLRSALTADPGRPLITFYDDATGERVELSVATFANWVAKTANLLQGDLAAGPGDRLALLLPAHWQSAVWLLASASVGVTVEIGGDPADADVVVSGPDTLEEARACTGERTALALRPLGGRFPQAPAGFSDYAVEVPGQGDRFAPFVPVDPDTPALAVDGMELSGAELVGRAREDAERLGLTAGSRLLTGGGYGTWEGLSAGLYAPLAAGASVVLCRRLDRLSADELRRRVESERVTATVGVPGA, translated from the coding sequence ATGAACGCCAGCGACCGCACCCCCGCCGACCTGCTGCGATCCGCGCTCACCGCGGACCCGGGCCGCCCCTTGATCACTTTCTACGACGACGCCACCGGTGAACGCGTGGAATTGTCCGTCGCCACCTTCGCCAATTGGGTGGCCAAGACGGCGAATCTGCTCCAGGGCGATCTCGCGGCCGGGCCCGGCGACCGGCTCGCGCTGCTGCTGCCCGCCCACTGGCAGAGCGCGGTCTGGCTGCTGGCGAGTGCGTCGGTCGGGGTGACCGTGGAGATCGGTGGGGATCCGGCGGACGCGGATGTGGTGGTGAGCGGCCCCGACACCCTGGAGGAGGCCCGGGCCTGCACCGGAGAGCGGACGGCGCTGGCGCTGCGGCCGTTGGGCGGGCGGTTCCCGCAGGCCCCGGCCGGATTCTCGGACTACGCGGTGGAGGTACCGGGCCAGGGCGACCGCTTCGCCCCCTTCGTGCCGGTCGACCCGGATACTCCCGCGCTCGCCGTCGACGGGATGGAGCTGAGCGGCGCCGAGCTGGTCGGGCGGGCCCGGGAGGACGCGGAGCGGCTCGGGCTGACGGCGGGGTCGCGGCTGTTGACGGGCGGGGGGTACGGGACGTGGGAGGGGCTGTCGGCCGGGCTGTACGCACCGCTGGCGGCGGGCGCGTCGGTGGTGCTCTGCCGCCGTCTCGACCGGCTGTCCGCGGATGAGTTGCGGCGGCGCGTCGAGAGCGAGCGGGTGACGGCGACGGTCGGCGTTCCCGGAGCGTAG
- a CDS encoding LCP family protein: MTESAGTPTGPDGSDGPDGGDDAVGERAGGGAEHRVPPPVEPADTVGPDAGTETETETETVDATARSGPAGPSEAPESAETAESPEAAAERIPHAAPDGDSAPAPGGAAAAVGHPGAPLGIVPDGPDGTPEAPRRKRHWLRWTALGVSVVLLSGSATAWWFYRKLDSNITTDTATAVELETFEKERPVPISLDAKNLLLMGSDTRRGEGNSKYGRDDGGSQRADTVILLHIAADRQSSTSMSIPRDLMTTIPSCRRPDGSRSGEHFGQFNSAFETGGAACTIRTVERMTGVRIDHHMVVDFRGFTKMVDAVDGVEVCLKEPVDDPDAHLNLPAGRQTLNGEEALGYVRARKSIGNGSDTERMDRQQQFLGSLVKKVQSDGVLLNPGKLYPVLDAATKSLMTDPGLDSLKDLYDLTRSLRNVPTENVQFLTVPRRPWTQNINRDELVQPQASLLFRQLREDSPITVRTPGAEAAGDSQRKNTPAPGTERSPGLRDGERTGAGEKPSGTPSPSTSAASPANSPSFSGTNAAVGVCD, from the coding sequence GTGACGGAGAGTGCCGGCACACCGACGGGCCCGGACGGCTCGGACGGTCCGGACGGCGGGGACGACGCGGTCGGGGAGCGGGCCGGGGGCGGCGCGGAACACCGCGTACCGCCGCCCGTGGAGCCGGCTGACACCGTCGGGCCGGATGCGGGTACAGAGACCGAGACGGAGACCGAGACGGTGGACGCGACCGCACGGTCCGGTCCGGCCGGACCGTCCGAGGCCCCTGAGTCCGCTGAGACGGCCGAGTCCCCCGAGGCGGCCGCGGAGCGGATTCCGCACGCGGCTCCCGACGGGGACTCCGCCCCGGCCCCCGGCGGGGCGGCGGCGGCGGTCGGGCACCCCGGCGCACCCCTGGGAATCGTCCCGGACGGGCCCGACGGCACCCCGGAGGCGCCCCGGCGCAAGCGGCACTGGCTGCGGTGGACCGCCCTCGGCGTCTCCGTGGTCCTCCTCTCGGGCTCGGCCACGGCCTGGTGGTTCTACCGCAAGCTCGACAGCAACATCACCACCGATACCGCGACCGCCGTGGAGCTGGAGACCTTCGAGAAGGAGCGGCCGGTCCCGATCTCGCTGGACGCCAAGAACCTGCTCCTCATGGGCTCCGACACCCGCCGGGGCGAGGGCAACAGCAAGTACGGGCGGGACGACGGCGGCAGCCAGCGCGCGGACACGGTGATCCTGCTGCACATCGCGGCGGACCGGCAGAGTTCGACGTCGATGTCGATACCGCGCGATCTGATGACGACGATCCCGTCCTGCCGGCGTCCGGACGGCAGCCGCTCCGGGGAGCACTTCGGCCAGTTCAACTCGGCGTTCGAGACGGGCGGCGCGGCCTGCACGATCCGTACGGTCGAGCGGATGACGGGCGTCCGGATCGATCACCACATGGTCGTCGACTTCCGCGGCTTCACCAAGATGGTCGACGCGGTCGACGGCGTCGAGGTGTGCCTGAAGGAGCCGGTCGACGACCCGGACGCGCACCTGAACCTCCCGGCGGGCCGGCAGACGCTCAACGGCGAGGAGGCCCTCGGGTACGTCCGCGCCCGCAAGTCCATCGGGAACGGCAGCGACACCGAGCGGATGGACCGGCAGCAGCAGTTCCTCGGGTCCCTGGTGAAGAAGGTGCAGAGCGACGGGGTGCTGCTCAACCCCGGGAAGCTGTATCCGGTGCTGGACGCGGCCACCAAATCGCTGATGACCGACCCGGGTCTCGACTCGCTCAAGGACCTCTACGACCTCACCCGCTCCCTGCGGAATGTGCCGACCGAGAACGTCCAGTTCCTCACCGTCCCCCGACGCCCCTGGACCCAGAACATCAACCGGGACGAACTGGTACAGCCCCAGGCGTCCCTTCTGTTCCGGCAGTTGCGTGAGGACTCCCCCATCACCGTGCGGACACCGGGCGCCGAGGCGGCCGGGGACTCACAGCGGAAGAACACGCCCGCGCCGGGTACGGAGCGGAGCCCGGGCCTGCGGGACGGCGAGCGGACCGGGGCCGGGGAAAAGCCCTCCGGCACCCCGTCCCCCTCGACTTCAGCGGCCTCGCCCGCCAACAGCCCCAGCTTCTCGGGGACGAACGCGGCGGTGGGCGTATGTGACTGA
- a CDS encoding LCP family protein: MDAQSRGRADDIDPADQWVYNPQTGNYELRLDRNPAQSSPSAAPERPRTPGPRSPAEDGVPGGYRPGHTTTGTGTGAGTGTGTEAPEHTGVPGQVPVPGQRSRRARDGSGDTPPPGTGRRKRKQGATRKKKILMWTGGTLALLLTAGAVTGYVLYRQLDGNIQTVDIVGGSKGFKKDQAVNILVVGTDKRTGKGNTAYGDRKSQGHADTTILFHVSKDRTNATALSIPRDLITDIPACETKTSDGVITIPGKSSTRFNESLGVGGRDPGCTMRTVKELTGITVDHFMMADFNAVKELSTAVGGVEVCLDKPINDKDSKLNLSEGKHVVKGEEALAFVRTRKSVGFGSDLSRIEIQQQFLSSMIRKMKSGQTLTSPTKMWDLANAATKALTVDTGIGSIKKLQSLGMELAKVDPKNITFTTVPVVDNEDRSSVLLQESKARPLFSMIKNDVSLTEVKKKEKAAATKKAPGPLDGARAQKSDVRVAIYNGSDTRGAAGATLTWLQGQGVSKSSNEANAPQKIAATTLEYGPNQADQARTLADLMGLPATALKQKAENSQGREPMVLTLGADFQGAGIPVSPEKAKAPTGIQKVEADKQLCAK, encoded by the coding sequence GTGGATGCGCAGAGCCGCGGGCGGGCCGACGACATCGACCCCGCCGACCAGTGGGTGTACAACCCGCAGACCGGCAACTACGAGCTGCGACTGGACCGGAACCCAGCGCAGTCGTCGCCGTCCGCTGCTCCGGAGCGCCCGAGAACCCCCGGCCCCCGCTCCCCCGCCGAAGACGGTGTCCCCGGCGGTTACCGCCCGGGCCACACCACCACCGGTACGGGCACGGGCGCCGGTACGGGTACCGGCACCGAAGCTCCGGAGCACACCGGTGTCCCCGGCCAGGTCCCCGTTCCGGGCCAGCGCTCCCGCCGCGCCCGTGACGGTTCCGGCGATACGCCCCCGCCCGGCACCGGCCGGCGCAAGCGCAAACAGGGCGCGACCCGCAAGAAGAAGATCCTGATGTGGACGGGCGGCACGCTCGCCCTGCTCCTCACCGCGGGCGCGGTCACCGGCTATGTGCTGTACCGGCAGCTCGACGGCAATATCCAGACCGTCGACATCGTCGGCGGCTCCAAGGGCTTCAAGAAGGACCAGGCCGTCAACATCCTGGTCGTCGGCACCGACAAGCGGACGGGCAAGGGCAATACGGCCTACGGCGACCGCAAGAGCCAGGGCCACGCCGACACCACGATCCTCTTCCATGTCTCCAAGGACCGGACCAACGCGACCGCGCTCTCCATCCCCCGTGATCTGATCACGGACATCCCGGCCTGTGAGACGAAGACGTCGGACGGTGTCATCACCATCCCGGGCAAGTCGAGCACCCGGTTCAACGAGAGCCTGGGCGTCGGCGGCCGGGACCCGGGCTGCACCATGCGTACGGTCAAGGAACTGACCGGCATCACCGTCGACCACTTCATGATGGCCGACTTCAACGCGGTGAAGGAATTGTCGACGGCGGTGGGCGGAGTCGAGGTCTGTCTCGACAAGCCCATCAACGACAAGGACTCCAAACTGAACCTCTCGGAGGGAAAGCACGTCGTCAAGGGTGAGGAAGCGCTGGCGTTCGTCCGGACCCGCAAGTCCGTGGGCTTCGGCAGTGATCTCAGCAGGATCGAGATCCAGCAGCAGTTCCTCAGCTCGATGATCCGCAAGATGAAGTCCGGTCAGACGCTCACCAGCCCCACGAAGATGTGGGATCTGGCGAACGCGGCCACCAAGGCACTGACGGTCGACACCGGGATAGGAAGCATCAAGAAGCTCCAGAGCCTCGGCATGGAGCTGGCGAAGGTCGACCCGAAGAACATCACGTTCACCACGGTCCCGGTGGTGGACAACGAGGACCGTTCGTCGGTCCTGCTCCAGGAGAGCAAGGCCAGGCCGCTCTTCTCCATGATCAAAAACGATGTGTCGCTGACCGAGGTAAAGAAGAAGGAGAAGGCGGCAGCCACGAAGAAGGCACCGGGACCGCTCGACGGCGCCCGGGCTCAGAAATCCGATGTACGGGTCGCGATCTACAACGGGAGCGACACGAGGGGTGCCGCCGGCGCCACGCTCACCTGGCTTCAGGGCCAGGGCGTGTCCAAGTCCAGCAATGAGGCGAACGCCCCGCAGAAGATCGCCGCGACGACACTGGAGTACGGCCCGAACCAGGCCGATCAGGCGCGCACGCTCGCGGACCTGATGGGCCTGCCCGCCACGGCACTCAAGCAGAAGGCGGAGAACTCCCAGGGACGCGAGCCGATGGTGCTCACGCTCGGCGCCGATTTCCAGGGCGCCGGAATCCCGGTCTCCCCCGAGAAGGCCAAGGCGCCCACGGGCATCCAGAAGGTCGAAGCAGACAAGCAACTGTGCGCCAAGTGA
- a CDS encoding LCP family protein, whose product MPSGGGGAYGNGNGGGPGNGGRSHRRGDGGQGGGEGRRAGRTARRSRRKRALVWTAGVLSFLILGTAGAGYLYYEHLNSKLKKEDLNLGSKDMADHKPNSAGQTPLNILLIGSDARDNKANQKLGGGRDTFGAAPLADVQMLIHISADRSNISVLSMPRDTMLEIPECKDKKKNKVYPASKFAQTNESLGRGGPGCTVATWYNLTGIPIDHFMMIDFAGVVSMADAIGGVPVCVEQNIHSRTRDGKGSGLKLRKGTTSIKGEDALKWLRTRYGFGDGTDLYRARAQQMYMTSMVRELRKNAKLTDPNKLRKLAEAAIDSLTVSDTINSVKKLLDIGNDLKKVPASRITTTTMPNVYSERRAGKVEPKAGEAEDVFRMIREDIPLDGKGSAAKPLKPKPKTAPVSKDPAAAPGEIRVRVQNGTDGGGLAPARGRAGEVSAALAAKGFTQASATTVRNPMATTLIRYASDDLEGDAQAVAKALGIPLTAVRKAPDGPAGITLTVGADWRQGNVFPKPKPKSNKLPTSANALAGDDDKACMPVQAGFGW is encoded by the coding sequence ATGCCGTCGGGGGGCGGCGGGGCGTACGGGAACGGCAACGGCGGCGGGCCGGGGAACGGCGGCCGTTCCCACCGGCGGGGCGACGGCGGCCAGGGCGGCGGAGAGGGCCGGCGGGCCGGACGCACGGCACGGCGCAGCCGCCGCAAGCGGGCCCTCGTCTGGACCGCGGGCGTGCTCTCGTTCCTGATCCTCGGCACCGCGGGTGCGGGCTACCTCTACTACGAGCATCTCAACAGCAAGCTCAAGAAAGAGGACCTGAACCTCGGCAGCAAGGACATGGCCGACCACAAGCCCAACTCCGCGGGCCAGACGCCGCTCAATATCCTGCTCATCGGCTCCGACGCCCGGGACAACAAGGCGAACCAGAAGCTCGGCGGCGGCCGGGACACCTTCGGCGCCGCACCGCTCGCCGATGTGCAGATGCTGATCCATATATCCGCCGACCGCTCCAACATATCGGTGCTCAGCATGCCCCGGGACACCATGCTGGAGATCCCGGAGTGCAAGGACAAGAAGAAGAACAAGGTCTATCCGGCGTCGAAGTTCGCGCAGACCAATGAGTCCCTGGGGCGCGGCGGGCCGGGCTGCACGGTGGCCACCTGGTACAACCTGACCGGGATACCCATCGACCACTTTATGATGATCGACTTCGCGGGTGTGGTCTCCATGGCCGACGCGATCGGCGGTGTCCCGGTCTGTGTCGAGCAGAACATCCACTCCCGTACCCGCGACGGCAAGGGCTCCGGGCTGAAGCTGCGGAAGGGCACCACGTCCATCAAGGGCGAGGACGCGCTCAAGTGGCTGCGGACGCGTTACGGCTTCGGCGACGGAACCGACCTCTACCGGGCCCGGGCCCAGCAGATGTACATGACCTCGATGGTGCGGGAGCTGCGGAAGAACGCCAAGCTCACCGACCCGAACAAGCTGCGGAAGCTGGCCGAGGCCGCCATCGACTCCCTGACCGTCAGCGACACCATCAACTCGGTGAAGAAGCTGCTGGACATCGGGAACGATCTGAAGAAGGTCCCGGCGAGCCGGATCACGACCACGACGATGCCGAATGTCTACTCCGAGCGGCGCGCGGGGAAGGTCGAGCCCAAGGCGGGCGAGGCGGAGGACGTCTTCCGGATGATCCGGGAGGACATTCCGCTGGACGGCAAGGGCTCGGCCGCGAAGCCGTTGAAGCCGAAGCCGAAGACCGCCCCGGTGTCGAAGGACCCGGCGGCGGCGCCCGGTGAGATCCGGGTCCGGGTGCAGAACGGCACCGACGGGGGCGGTCTTGCCCCGGCGCGCGGCCGGGCCGGGGAGGTCTCGGCGGCGCTCGCCGCGAAGGGCTTCACCCAGGCGTCGGCGACGACCGTGCGGAACCCGATGGCGACGACGCTGATCCGGTACGCCTCCGATGATCTGGAGGGCGACGCCCAGGCGGTCGCCAAGGCGCTGGGGATCCCGCTGACGGCGGTGAGGAAGGCGCCGGACGGACCGGCCGGAATCACCCTCACGGTCGGCGCGGACTGGCGGCAGGGGAACGTCTTCCCGAAGCCCAAGCCGAAGAGCAACAAGCTGCCGACGTCGGCGAACGCGCTCGCGGGCGACGACGACAAGGCGTGCATGCCGGTGCAGGCGGGCTTCGGCTGGTAG
- a CDS encoding glycosyltransferase family 2 protein gives MNATTPVSVIMPVLNEERHLRNSVRHILGQEYDGEMEVVIALGPSTDRTDEIAAELVREDPRVRTVPNPTGRTPAALNAAIQASSHPIVVRVDGHGMLSANYIATAVRLLAETGAQNVGGIMHAEGENDWEHAVAAAMTSKIGVGNAAFHTGGAAGPAETVYLGVFRREALERQGGYNVEFIRAQDWELNYRIREAGGGIWFSPELKVSYRPRPSVRALAKQYKDYGRWRHVVARFHRGSINPRYLAPPVALCAITAGLLVGLVLTPWGLIVPGGYLAAITAGSVPAGKGLSLKARLWIPVALATMHMSWGFGFLTSPRSLAKKVIASRRPAVAAPSA, from the coding sequence ATGAACGCCACGACCCCTGTCTCCGTGATCATGCCGGTCCTCAATGAGGAGCGGCATCTGCGCAACTCGGTCCGTCACATCCTCGGCCAGGAGTACGACGGCGAGATGGAGGTGGTGATCGCGCTCGGCCCGTCCACGGACCGCACCGACGAGATCGCCGCCGAACTGGTCCGTGAGGACCCCCGGGTCCGTACGGTCCCCAATCCCACCGGGCGTACGCCCGCCGCCCTCAACGCCGCCATCCAGGCCTCGTCTCACCCGATCGTGGTACGCGTCGACGGGCACGGGATGCTCTCCGCGAACTACATCGCCACGGCGGTACGGCTCCTGGCGGAGACCGGCGCCCAGAACGTGGGCGGCATCATGCACGCCGAGGGCGAGAACGACTGGGAGCACGCCGTCGCCGCCGCGATGACGTCGAAGATCGGCGTCGGTAACGCCGCCTTCCACACCGGCGGCGCCGCCGGTCCGGCCGAGACCGTCTACCTCGGGGTCTTCCGCCGCGAGGCGCTGGAGCGGCAGGGCGGCTACAACGTGGAGTTCATCCGCGCCCAGGACTGGGAGCTGAACTACCGCATCCGGGAGGCGGGCGGCGGGATCTGGTTCTCGCCCGAACTGAAGGTGAGCTACCGGCCCCGGCCTTCGGTGCGCGCCCTCGCCAAGCAGTACAAGGACTACGGCCGCTGGCGGCATGTCGTGGCCCGCTTCCACCGCGGCTCCATCAACCCCCGCTATCTGGCACCGCCGGTCGCCCTCTGCGCGATCACGGCCGGACTGCTGGTGGGCCTGGTGCTCACGCCCTGGGGCCTGATCGTCCCCGGCGGCTACCTCGCGGCGATCACCGCGGGGTCCGTCCCGGCGGGCAAGGGGCTTTCGCTCAAGGCCCGGCTGTGGATCCCGGTGGCGCTGGCGACCATGCATATGTCATGGGGCTTCGGATTCCTCACCAGCCCCCGCTCCCTGGCGAAGAAGGTCATCGCGAGCCGCCGCCCGGCGGTCGCCGCCCCGTCGGCCTGA
- a CDS encoding LCP family protein, with the protein MPPRSPRPRPPHPAGPRVRTGGRRPAPPRRRPRWALRAATALSVLVLAVGAIGHALMTGIDTGIARVDPFRDIKNRPEGGHGTNLLVVGTDGRDRITKAEKEKYRLGGAPCHCTDTIMLVHISRNRDRASVVSLPRDSLARLPAHTDRNSGEKHRAHPVKLNAAYAEGGPALTVRAVEQLTRVKIDHYLEVDFTSFMKTVDAVGGVDICTASPMKDKYTGLNLPAGSHRLNGGQALQYVRSRHVDVASDLGRMRRQQRFVAALIKEVGSTGIMLNPVRFRQVASVMLGSVRADRDFGSDELLALGRAMRGFSAASSEFTSVPIASTGQVAGAGSVVTWDRRKAARLFRLIREDRPLAAGRTGGGRKQLVEVAPQQIRVQIYNGTRTGGLGGRVDAALRGTGFDTTRAPRNATGPEAARTFVSYDPRWDRSAKALATALKGCEIRPVKGLGRTLRVTAGKDWSGVVPVRAENTNLGEFGAVRGDEVVCP; encoded by the coding sequence ATGCCGCCCCGCTCCCCCCGCCCCCGCCCGCCGCACCCCGCCGGGCCCCGGGTCAGGACCGGGGGCAGACGCCCGGCGCCGCCCCGGCGGCGGCCGCGCTGGGCGCTGCGGGCCGCGACGGCGCTGTCGGTCCTCGTCCTGGCCGTCGGGGCGATCGGCCACGCCCTGATGACGGGCATCGACACCGGGATCGCCCGGGTGGATCCGTTCCGGGACATAAAAAACCGTCCGGAAGGCGGGCACGGCACCAATCTGCTGGTCGTCGGTACCGACGGCCGGGACCGGATCACCAAGGCGGAGAAGGAGAAGTACCGGCTCGGCGGGGCCCCCTGCCACTGCACGGACACGATCATGCTGGTGCACATCTCGCGGAACCGGGACCGGGCGAGCGTGGTGAGCCTGCCCCGGGACAGCCTCGCCCGGCTGCCCGCGCATACCGACCGGAACAGCGGTGAGAAGCACCGGGCGCATCCGGTGAAGCTGAACGCGGCCTACGCGGAGGGAGGTCCCGCGCTGACCGTACGCGCCGTGGAGCAGCTGACCCGGGTGAAGATCGACCACTATCTGGAGGTCGACTTCACCAGCTTCATGAAGACGGTCGACGCGGTCGGCGGGGTGGACATCTGTACGGCGAGCCCCATGAAGGACAAGTACACCGGCCTGAACCTGCCCGCCGGGAGCCATCGGCTCAACGGCGGCCAGGCCCTGCAGTACGTCCGCTCCCGCCATGTCGACGTGGCGAGCGACCTGGGCCGGATGCGGCGGCAGCAGCGGTTCGTGGCCGCGCTGATCAAGGAGGTCGGCAGTACCGGGATCATGCTCAATCCGGTGCGGTTCCGGCAGGTGGCGTCGGTGATGCTGGGCTCGGTACGGGCGGACCGCGACTTCGGTTCGGACGAGCTGCTGGCCCTGGGCCGGGCCATGCGCGGCTTCTCGGCGGCGTCCTCGGAGTTCACCTCGGTACCGATCGCGTCGACGGGCCAGGTGGCGGGCGCGGGGTCGGTGGTGACCTGGGACCGGCGCAAGGCGGCCCGGCTCTTCCGGCTGATCCGGGAGGACCGGCCGCTGGCGGCCGGGCGGACCGGCGGCGGGCGGAAGCAGCTCGTGGAGGTGGCGCCGCAGCAGATCCGGGTGCAGATCTACAACGGCACCCGGACGGGCGGTCTGGGCGGCCGGGTGGACGCGGCGCTGCGCGGTACGGGCTTCGACACGACCCGGGCGCCGCGCAATGCCACCGGCCCGGAGGCGGCCCGTACCTTCGTCTCGTACGACCCCCGCTGGGACCGTTCGGCGAAGGCGCTGGCGACGGCGCTCAAGGGGTGCGAGATCCGGCCGGTGAAGGGGCTCGGGCGGACGCTGCGGGTGACCGCGGGCAAGGACTGGTCGGGGGTGGTCCCGGTCCGGGCGGAGAACACGAACCTCGGGGAGTTCGGCGCGGTGCGGGGGGACGAGGTGGTCTGCCCCTGA
- a CDS encoding acyl-CoA thioesterase: MTNQAQHPEAAPAAQHAPGADAAAPEIPAKPTSASRTTLSHIMTGNDTNLLGTVHGGVIMKLVDDAAGAVAGRHSGGPAVTASMDEMVFLEPVRVGDLVHVKAQVNWTGRSSMEVGVRVLAERWNESTPAQQVGSAYLVFAAVDAEGKPRPVPQVAPETERDRRRYQEAQIRRTHRLARRRAIRELREQRAADGMAD, encoded by the coding sequence ATGACAAACCAGGCCCAGCACCCGGAGGCCGCCCCGGCCGCGCAGCACGCGCCCGGGGCGGACGCGGCGGCGCCGGAGATCCCGGCCAAGCCGACCTCCGCCTCCCGCACCACCCTCAGCCACATCATGACCGGCAACGACACCAACCTCCTCGGCACCGTCCACGGCGGGGTGATCATGAAGCTGGTCGACGATGCGGCGGGCGCGGTGGCGGGCCGCCACTCGGGCGGGCCCGCGGTGACCGCGTCCATGGACGAGATGGTCTTCCTGGAGCCGGTCAGGGTCGGCGATCTGGTCCATGTGAAGGCCCAGGTGAACTGGACCGGACGGTCCTCCATGGAGGTCGGCGTCCGGGTGCTGGCCGAACGCTGGAACGAGTCGACGCCCGCCCAGCAGGTCGGCTCCGCCTATCTCGTCTTCGCCGCCGTCGACGCGGAGGGCAAGCCGCGGCCCGTACCGCAGGTGGCCCCCGAGACCGAGCGGGACCGGCGGCGCTACCAGGAGGCCCAGATCCGCCGTACGCACCGGCTCGCCCGGCGCCGGGCGATCAGGGAGCTGCGGGAGCAGCGGGCCGCGGACGGCATGGCGGACTGA
- a CDS encoding LCP family protein: MNDWPDGYGHGRGSQGSEPEGARVMRHVQRPVPPQQSPVHDDQQGQSSPYDSGYNTGQVYGSQSGRGRLPRQGGAQGQGGQDYGQGQGYGQDQGYGQGGQGPGGPPADPPGSQPYRQPPDWRRRIKIGSLVLVGTLLVVSVGTYFWADGKVKREVDLSKVIERPGEGDCTTYLIVGSDSREGMTSEEKKKLNTGSAAGKRTDSMMILADCSSGPVMVSLPRDSDVEIPSFKGSESGKLFPSKGQRVKLNAAYAMDGPELLVRTVEHNTGLRIDHYAEIGFAGFANVVDAIGGVELDIPKAFKDKKSGADFEAGKQTLDGEQALAFVRTRYAFAGSDLDRTKNQQKFLAALANQTATPGTILNPFKLYPTMGAGLDTVVVDKDMSLWDLSQMFFAMKGVTGGDGTSMNIPISGSRGGNLTWDKAKVKQLVEEIRKDRKITVSGN, encoded by the coding sequence ATGAACGATTGGCCCGACGGGTACGGACACGGACGCGGCAGCCAGGGCTCGGAGCCCGAGGGCGCCCGCGTGATGCGCCATGTGCAGCGACCGGTACCGCCGCAGCAGTCGCCGGTCCACGACGACCAGCAGGGTCAGTCGTCGCCGTACGACAGCGGTTACAACACGGGCCAGGTCTACGGCAGCCAGTCCGGGCGCGGCCGGCTGCCGCGGCAGGGCGGTGCGCAGGGCCAGGGCGGCCAGGACTACGGCCAGGGTCAGGGTTACGGCCAGGACCAGGGTTACGGTCAGGGCGGACAGGGGCCCGGCGGACCGCCGGCCGACCCGCCCGGCTCCCAGCCGTACCGGCAGCCGCCGGACTGGCGCCGCCGGATAAAGATCGGCTCCCTGGTGCTGGTCGGCACGCTGCTCGTGGTCTCCGTCGGCACGTACTTCTGGGCCGACGGCAAGGTGAAGCGCGAGGTCGACCTCTCCAAGGTGATCGAACGCCCCGGCGAGGGCGACTGCACGACGTATCTCATCGTCGGCTCCGACAGCCGCGAGGGCATGACCTCGGAGGAGAAGAAGAAGCTCAACACCGGCTCGGCGGCCGGAAAGCGCACGGACTCGATGATGATCCTCGCCGACTGCTCCAGCGGTCCGGTGATGGTGTCACTGCCGCGCGACTCGGATGTGGAGATCCCCTCCTTCAAGGGCTCGGAGTCCGGCAAGCTCTTCCCGTCGAAGGGGCAGCGGGTCAAGCTCAACGCCGCGTACGCGATGGACGGCCCCGAGCTGCTGGTGCGGACCGTCGAGCACAACACCGGGCTGCGGATCGACCACTACGCGGAGATCGGCTTCGCGGGCTTCGCGAATGTCGTGGACGCCATCGGCGGGGTCGAGCTGGACATCCCGAAGGCGTTCAAGGACAAGAAGTCGGGCGCGGACTTCGAGGCGGGCAAGCAGACCCTCGACGGTGAGCAGGCGCTCGCCTTCGTCCGGACCCGGTACGCCTTCGCGGGGTCGGACCTGGACCGGACGAAGAACCAGCAGAAGTTCCTGGCGGCGCTGGCGAACCAGACGGCGACCCCGGGCACGATCCTGAACCCCTTCAAGCTCTACCCGACGATGGGCGCGGGCCTGGACACCGTGGTCGTGGACAAGGACATGTCCCTCTGGGACCTGAGCCAGATGTTCTTCGCCATGAAGGGCGTCACCGGCGGCGACGGCACCTCCATGAACATTCCGATCTCGGGCAGCCGGGGCGGAAATCTGACCTGGGACAAGGCGAAGGTCAAGCAGTTGGTGGAGGAGATCCGCAAGGACCGGAAGATCACCGTCTCGGGCAACTGA
- a CDS encoding TetR/AcrR family transcriptional regulator, with protein sequence MDARTAERQVVDAALTLFGERGFQAVGMDAIRTASGVSLKRLYQLFPSKDALVEAVLRRRDEEVRAGIAAHAAAAGAVSAHDRALDVFDYLADWFAEPGFRGCSFINAYGELGGVSAGVTELARAHKAALRAHFAALVTALDGPPLLAAQLAILADGAMATAGISGTPEAAGQAKAAASTLLAAAGA encoded by the coding sequence ATGGATGCCCGGACGGCGGAGCGGCAGGTGGTCGACGCGGCGCTGACCCTCTTCGGGGAGCGCGGTTTCCAGGCGGTCGGCATGGACGCGATCCGGACCGCGTCGGGTGTCTCGCTCAAACGCCTCTACCAGCTCTTCCCCTCCAAGGACGCCCTGGTGGAGGCGGTACTGCGACGCCGTGACGAGGAGGTACGGGCGGGGATCGCGGCGCATGCGGCGGCGGCGGGCGCGGTGTCCGCGCACGACCGGGCGCTGGATGTCTTCGACTATCTGGCGGACTGGTTCGCCGAGCCCGGCTTCCGGGGCTGTTCCTTCATCAACGCGTACGGGGAGCTGGGCGGCGTCTCGGCCGGTGTCACCGAACTGGCCCGGGCCCACAAGGCCGCGCTGCGGGCCCATTTCGCGGCGCTGGTCACCGCGCTGGACGGCCCGCCGCTGCTCGCGGCGCAACTGGCGATCCTGGCGGACGGGGCGATGGCGACGGCCGGCATCAGCGGCACCCCGGAGGCCGCGGGGCAGGCGAAGGCGGCGGCCAGCACGCTGCTGGCCGCGGCGGGGGCCTGA